A window of Formosa sp. Hel1_31_208 contains these coding sequences:
- a CDS encoding LytTR family DNA-binding domain-containing protein, whose product MMTYNANTLISCIIIDDELSSQKVLQHFVGDTEVLDLKAICSNAADAFKYLKLHGQVDLLFLDINMPKQSGLDFYMSLKHPPLVIFTTAYPQYAVDGFEVNAIDYLLKPFAYDRFLTAIHKVMQVLDKKTSLDDFIVLKENKILHKVYYKDIQFLEAFGDYVKVILKDKTILTHSTFSKLIESLPNNFLRIHKSYSINLKRLNHLSGNQISIDEHTLPIGQTYKQSVLKALNV is encoded by the coding sequence ATGATGACTTATAACGCGAATACACTAATTAGTTGCATAATTATTGATGACGAGCTATCATCACAAAAGGTATTACAACATTTTGTAGGAGATACTGAAGTTTTAGATTTAAAGGCAATATGCAGCAATGCTGCAGATGCCTTTAAATATTTAAAACTTCATGGGCAAGTAGACCTCTTATTTTTAGACATCAATATGCCAAAGCAATCTGGACTTGATTTTTATATGAGTCTGAAACACCCACCCTTGGTTATTTTTACAACAGCATATCCGCAATATGCTGTCGACGGATTTGAAGTTAACGCCATTGATTATTTATTAAAACCTTTTGCTTATGATAGATTTTTAACCGCTATTCATAAAGTAATGCAAGTCCTAGATAAAAAGACTTCTCTTGATGATTTTATTGTTTTAAAAGAAAACAAAATCCTTCATAAAGTCTATTATAAAGACATTCAGTTTCTAGAAGCTTTTGGCGATTACGTCAAAGTGATTTTAAAAGATAAAACCATTCTCACCCATAGTACATTTTCAAAACTTATTGAAAGTTTACCTAACAACTTTTTAAGAATCCATAAATCATATAGCATTAACTTAAAGCGTTTGAATCATCTTTCTGGAAATCAAATAAGTATCGATGAGCATACCTTGCCTATTGGTCAAACCTATAAGCAAAGCGTTTTAAAAGCTCTAAATGTCTGA
- a CDS encoding SOS response-associated peptidase yields MCYDIKASLEAQLSRARRRGDLMAIAEIEEKLVPYTDLPLHHASGFSHPELLIYTDSSPEFPEVATWGLVPHWVRDEEQLKKLWNNTLNARGETIFKKPSFRDAAKHQRCIIYIDGFYEHHHFNNKTYPFYIHKKDNEPIALAGLWSKWINPETGGHIKTFTIVTTEGNMMMSKIHNNPKIKGPRMPLILHKNLEDKWLDSIENQSDIKTLQGLIRAYPEDELQAHTVRKLRGKDYMGNVAEIAEPFNYNDLEF; encoded by the coding sequence ATGTGTTACGATATTAAAGCAAGCTTAGAAGCCCAATTAAGTCGCGCAAGACGACGAGGAGATCTTATGGCTATTGCTGAGATTGAAGAAAAATTAGTGCCATATACAGATCTACCGCTACATCACGCATCTGGATTTAGCCATCCTGAGCTACTCATCTATACCGATAGTTCGCCTGAATTTCCTGAAGTTGCAACTTGGGGATTAGTGCCACATTGGGTTCGTGATGAGGAACAACTCAAGAAACTATGGAATAATACACTAAATGCTCGAGGTGAAACCATTTTTAAAAAACCCTCCTTTAGAGATGCAGCGAAACATCAAAGATGCATTATATATATAGACGGATTCTATGAACATCATCATTTTAATAATAAAACGTATCCGTTTTACATTCATAAAAAAGATAATGAACCAATTGCCTTAGCTGGTTTATGGAGTAAATGGATTAACCCCGAAACAGGTGGACACATAAAAACTTTTACTATTGTTACGACAGAAGGAAATATGATGATGAGCAAAATTCATAATAATCCTAAAATAAAGGGTCCAAGAATGCCATTAATACTGCACAAAAATCTAGAAGATAAATGGCTAGATTCCATTGAGAACCAATCAGATATTAAGACCCTTCAGGGATTAATTCGTGCCTACCCCGAAGATGAATTACAAGCGCATACTGTTAGAAAATTAAGAGGCAAAGATTACATGGGCAACGTCGCGGAAATTGCCGAACCTTTTAACTATAATGATTTAGAGTTTTAG
- a CDS encoding cyclic nucleotide-binding/CBS domain-containing protein, with protein MVESVITTMSHKTVGHAQSIMTKNKIKSIPVIDGEKNIKGIITSTDMLEDTSENTPVSHVMTKSVYTIPPYSDVSVAARVMRNHHINHIVVADEQKIVGVLSAHDLLQLVEDHRFTMKNQPTPSKKKSKRE; from the coding sequence ATGGTGGAATCAGTGATTACCACAATGTCTCATAAAACCGTTGGACATGCGCAATCCATCATGACTAAAAATAAAATAAAGTCCATTCCTGTTATTGATGGTGAAAAGAATATCAAAGGGATTATCACTTCTACCGACATGCTAGAAGACACCTCAGAGAATACTCCCGTAAGCCATGTGATGACTAAAAGCGTCTATACGATTCCTCCTTATTCAGATGTAAGTGTTGCGGCTAGAGTGATGCGCAATCATCATATCAATCATATCGTCGTTGCCGATGAACAGAAAATTGTTGGTGTTCTCAGTGCTCATGACCTGCTGCAACTTGTAGAAGATCATCGCTTTACGATGAAAAATCAACCGACGCCTTCTAAAAAGAAAAGTAAGCGCGAATAA
- a CDS encoding sensor histidine kinase, with the protein MQNHSLSYTLKSSNYHRPLIFNSLLWLLAFVILIFVFSKGKAPITIDYIYTVGFLIFMTIPVSINFYLLMPKLLKHEKYPWYALAFVINLIVFANITLWLFQSVLDWLFPDYFFISYVSKGNLYITFTIFLISTTLLKLAEDWFYFNKSQNKLLKVKALQVETQLSSLRSQINPHFLFNSLNVIYALALEQKKETTKAIVELSDILRYVIYDSDKERVTLANEITLIQNYIAFQNYRVDTKNCITLDINIDNPQFKIYPMLILPLIENSFKYGLSPTENPAPIEVKITQKSNHLEFQINNANLHTKNAIDEAHSGVGLENLKNNLNLVYPNQHELIINDDKESFKVTMIINDDL; encoded by the coding sequence ATGCAAAACCATAGTTTAAGTTACACATTGAAATCGTCCAATTACCACAGACCACTAATTTTTAATAGTTTGCTGTGGTTGTTGGCATTTGTAATTTTGATCTTTGTGTTTTCAAAAGGAAAAGCACCTATAACCATTGATTATATTTACACCGTTGGTTTCTTGATATTTATGACCATACCCGTAAGTATCAATTTTTACCTCTTAATGCCTAAGTTGTTGAAACATGAAAAATATCCTTGGTATGCTTTAGCTTTTGTAATAAACCTCATTGTATTTGCTAATATTACGTTATGGCTGTTTCAGTCCGTTTTAGATTGGTTATTTCCAGATTATTTTTTTATTTCTTATGTATCTAAAGGCAACCTTTATATAACATTTACGATTTTTTTAATTAGTACGACCTTATTAAAACTTGCCGAAGATTGGTTTTATTTTAATAAGTCGCAAAATAAACTTCTTAAAGTAAAAGCATTGCAAGTAGAAACGCAATTGTCATCCCTGCGTTCTCAAATCAATCCGCACTTTTTATTCAATTCATTAAATGTGATTTATGCTCTGGCACTCGAACAAAAGAAGGAAACCACTAAAGCCATTGTGGAACTTTCTGATATCTTGCGTTACGTCATCTACGATTCTGACAAAGAACGTGTGACACTCGCCAATGAAATCACTCTAATACAAAATTATATCGCTTTTCAGAATTATAGAGTAGATACTAAAAATTGTATTACTCTGGATATAAATATTGACAACCCACAATTTAAAATTTATCCCATGCTTATATTACCACTCATAGAAAACAGCTTCAAATACGGTTTATCTCCAACGGAAAACCCAGCTCCAATTGAGGTCAAAATAACTCAAAAATCAAATCACCTTGAGTTTCAAATTAACAATGCTAATCTACATACTAAGAACGCCATTGATGAAGCCCATTCAGGGGTTGGATTGGAAAACCTGAAAAATAACTTAAATTTAGTGTATCCAAATCAACATGAGCTTATAATAAATGATGACAAAGAAAGTTTCAAGGTAACCATGATAATTAATGATGACTTATAA
- the holA gene encoding DNA polymerase III subunit delta, producing the protein MDDVKQIVKDIKSGTIKPIYFLMGEEPYYIDAISDYIQNNVLAEEEKGFNQMVLYGRDVSIDDIVGNAKRYPMMAERQVVIVKEAQDLSRTIEKLASYAENPQPTTVLVVNYKYKKIDKRKALYKTLKKSGVVFESKKLYENQVADWIRRVLSGQNYAISPKAAQMLVEFLGTDLSKINNELEKLKIILPEGTQINADHIEENIGISKDFNNFELRKAIGERNTEKAFRIINYFADNPKDNPMVVTISLLFNFFSQLLHYHGLHDKNPRSVASALRINPYFVNEYVAAARNFPMRKVSIVISTLREFDVKGKGVNSNAIPQGDLLKELLVRIFNA; encoded by the coding sequence TTGGACGACGTAAAACAAATAGTTAAGGATATTAAAAGTGGTACGATTAAACCCATTTACTTTTTGATGGGAGAGGAGCCCTATTATATTGATGCTATTTCTGATTATATTCAGAACAATGTACTCGCTGAAGAAGAAAAAGGATTTAATCAAATGGTGTTATACGGTCGCGACGTGTCTATTGATGATATCGTCGGTAATGCTAAGCGATATCCAATGATGGCGGAACGTCAGGTGGTGATTGTAAAAGAGGCTCAAGATCTATCGCGTACTATTGAAAAGTTAGCCAGTTATGCTGAAAACCCTCAGCCCACTACAGTATTAGTTGTAAACTACAAGTATAAAAAAATAGACAAACGAAAAGCGCTCTACAAGACCTTAAAGAAATCGGGTGTTGTTTTTGAGTCTAAAAAGCTTTATGAAAATCAAGTAGCAGATTGGATTCGACGTGTGTTGTCAGGGCAAAACTATGCCATTTCACCAAAGGCAGCTCAAATGCTGGTAGAATTTCTAGGAACCGATTTAAGTAAAATTAATAATGAACTTGAAAAGCTAAAAATTATACTTCCAGAAGGCACACAAATTAATGCCGATCATATTGAAGAGAATATTGGTATTAGTAAAGACTTCAATAATTTTGAGTTACGTAAAGCCATTGGTGAACGCAATACAGAAAAAGCATTTAGGATTATTAACTATTTTGCAGATAATCCGAAAGATAATCCTATGGTAGTTACCATATCCTTGCTTTTTAATTTCTTTTCACAATTGCTACACTATCACGGATTACATGATAAAAATCCAAGAAGTGTGGCTTCAGCACTCAGGATCAATCCTTATTTTGTCAATGAATATGTTGCTGCAGCACGCAACTTTCCGATGCGCAAAGTGAGTATAGTCATATCTACATTGCGCGAATTTGATGTCAAAGGCAAAGGCGTAAATAGTAACGCTATTCCACAAGGAGATTTATTAAAAGAGCTTTTAGTAAGGATTTTTAATGCGTGA
- a CDS encoding type I restriction enzyme HsdR N-terminal domain-containing protein, translated as MQELNFPKFSFRFKSNENKVSIFDEIRKKFIVLQPEEWVRQHCVQYLIQYKKYPNSLINVEKELKVNGLTKRYDIVVFNPDGSIHLIVECKSHKIKIDQSTFDQIARYNLELNASYLMVTNGINHYYCVMDQEHQRYEFLRDIPNYK; from the coding sequence ATGCAAGAACTCAATTTTCCGAAGTTTTCATTCCGTTTCAAAAGTAACGAAAATAAAGTTTCTATTTTCGATGAGATTCGTAAAAAATTCATTGTATTACAACCCGAAGAATGGGTGCGCCAGCATTGCGTTCAGTATTTAATACAATACAAAAAATATCCAAATTCCCTCATCAATGTTGAAAAGGAACTCAAAGTCAACGGATTGACGAAACGCTATGATATTGTTGTGTTTAATCCCGATGGAAGCATTCACCTCATTGTAGAATGCAAGTCGCACAAAATAAAAATTGACCAAAGTACATTTGACCAAATTGCACGTTACAATCTGGAGTTAAATGCGAGTTATCTCATGGTAACTAATGGAATTAATCACTATTATTGTGTTATGGACCAAGAGCATCAGCGCTATGAATTTTTAAGAGATATTCCCAATTACAAATGA